The Desulfuromonas versatilis genome has a segment encoding these proteins:
- a CDS encoding helix-turn-helix domain-containing protein, with translation MSKNEVFEKQAEIKRWLKKIGLSQSQFAELFYDEHHATSLKEEVDTYKEKFKKHLNRPSTKIELLESYLNFLFTTEKFREGGFFKPQSTSDDILNQEIMKLMKKVSKELTEKIS, from the coding sequence ATGAGCAAAAATGAAGTTTTTGAAAAGCAGGCCGAAATAAAAAGATGGCTTAAAAAAATAGGCCTAAGCCAAAGTCAATTTGCTGAGTTATTTTATGATGAGCACCATGCTACCTCACTCAAGGAAGAGGTTGACACGTATAAGGAAAAATTTAAAAAACATTTAAATAGGCCTTCCACAAAAATTGAATTGCTTGAAAGTTATTTAAACTTTCTATTTACCACCGAAAAATTCCGAGAAGGTGGGTTTTTTAAACCACAAAGTACCTCTGACGATATCCTTAATCAAGAAATCATGAAGTTGATGAAAAAAGTATCAAAAGAATTGACCGAAAAAATTTCATAA
- a CDS encoding UvrD-helicase domain-containing protein — translation MTGAAPVIPDAAERRAAIDPAGSFIVQAPAGSGKTELLIQRFLALLGSVRRPDEILAITFTRKAAGEMRKRLLEALERALGEMPEKAHERLTWKLARAALDQDARCGWRLLENPALLSIQTIDSFNASLVRRMPWVTRFGGVPQIAEAPEGLYRAAAEQTLERLGSSRSGAAEVGRLLAHIDNRLDLLRDLLVALLQRRDQWLRHLYRVRGAAPRQVLEEALGELVEGRLRQALAAFPPGLQRELVTLGRYAAGQFDPDDPRPLRALADLPAFPGSDSADLPAWQGLADLLLTGKGEWRKPKGLNKSAGFPTEKDGGDPQMKAAMQQLLDSLEGQSELAALLAEIRDLPRAEYPEEQWAILEALVELLPLAVAELWLVFGEQGEVDFAEIALKALAALQENEQPSELLLKLDTRLSHILVDEFQDTSWLQYELLQRLTEGWTPGDGRTLFLVGDPMQSIYRFREAEVGLFLRARAHGIGQVALQPLRLQANFRSRQGIVDWVNATFAGIFPAAEDEARGAVPYSPAHAIHSPLAAPAVAVHPFDGRDELAEAGRVIEIIRRCQAEHPGQNVAVLVRSRTHLLEILRALRAAGLAYKAQDIDLLQDRPVARDLVSLTRALLHPGDRLAWLSVLRAPWCGLALADLHALCGEQPKRAIPQLLEDPEVLGCLSADGRERAGRLSAILASGVAQRGRIGLRRLVEGCWLALGGPACVDAAGLEDAEMVLDLLDDLDHGGDLASFDELDRGLQRLFAAPDARAGDALQVMTIHKSKGLEFDTVILPGLGRRPRQGDKPLLRWLEHPECGLLLAPIEARGGNGKDPIYETIGRLERDKEDLEVSRLLYVAATRAKSRLHLLGHAGANANGDFRADAGSLLAKLWPAVQGAFVFAGPAEAPEPEPEQKPLLPIRRLPSSWQLPELVAAPVSLAAEAAKPSAARDFDAEAALFSGWEAETGRHIGTVVHGWLERIAREGLQSWPAERLKEIEVPVRRKLGSLGVPAAELDGAQEKALRALANTLASERGRWLLAARESAVCEYPLSGVIDGKRVHAIIDRTFVDDAGVRWIIDYKTSAPPKGKERSFVDEEVEKYRGQLAAYQGLFRALEPTRQLKAALYFPLVDVFAEVGG, via the coding sequence ATGACCGGCGCCGCCCCCGTCATCCCCGATGCCGCCGAACGCCGGGCCGCCATCGACCCGGCCGGCTCCTTCATCGTCCAGGCCCCGGCCGGCTCGGGCAAGACCGAGCTGCTGATCCAGCGCTTTCTCGCCCTGCTCGGCAGCGTGCGCCGCCCCGACGAGATCCTCGCCATCACCTTCACCCGCAAGGCCGCCGGCGAGATGCGCAAGCGCCTGCTCGAAGCCCTGGAGCGGGCCCTGGGCGAAATGCCGGAAAAGGCCCACGAGCGCCTCACCTGGAAGCTGGCCCGCGCCGCCCTCGACCAGGATGCCCGCTGCGGCTGGCGTTTGCTCGAGAACCCGGCGCTGCTCTCCATCCAGACCATCGACAGCTTCAACGCCTCGCTGGTGCGGCGCATGCCCTGGGTGACCCGCTTCGGCGGCGTGCCGCAGATCGCCGAGGCCCCCGAAGGGCTCTATCGCGCCGCCGCCGAACAGACCCTCGAGCGGCTCGGCTCGAGCCGCTCCGGCGCCGCCGAGGTTGGGCGCCTGCTGGCCCACATCGACAACCGCCTGGATTTGCTGCGCGACCTGCTGGTCGCCCTGCTGCAGCGCCGCGACCAGTGGCTGCGCCACCTCTACCGGGTGCGCGGCGCGGCTCCCCGCCAGGTGCTCGAAGAGGCCCTGGGCGAGCTGGTCGAGGGGCGCCTGCGCCAGGCCCTGGCCGCCTTCCCCCCGGGGCTGCAGCGGGAGCTGGTGACCCTGGGGCGCTACGCCGCCGGCCAGTTCGACCCGGACGATCCCCGGCCCCTGCGCGCCCTGGCGGATCTGCCGGCCTTTCCCGGGTCCGACAGCGCCGATCTGCCGGCCTGGCAGGGGCTCGCCGACCTGCTGCTCACCGGCAAGGGCGAGTGGCGCAAGCCCAAAGGGCTGAACAAGTCCGCCGGCTTTCCCACTGAAAAAGACGGGGGCGACCCGCAAATGAAGGCGGCCATGCAGCAGCTGCTCGATAGCCTAGAAGGGCAGAGCGAGCTTGCCGCGCTGCTCGCCGAGATCCGCGACCTGCCGCGGGCCGAGTACCCCGAGGAGCAGTGGGCGATCCTCGAGGCACTGGTCGAACTGCTGCCTTTGGCGGTGGCCGAGCTCTGGCTGGTGTTCGGCGAGCAGGGCGAGGTCGATTTCGCCGAAATCGCCCTCAAGGCCCTGGCCGCGCTCCAGGAGAACGAGCAGCCCAGCGAGTTGCTGCTCAAGCTCGACACCCGGCTCAGCCACATCCTGGTCGACGAGTTCCAGGACACCTCCTGGCTGCAGTACGAGCTGCTGCAGCGGCTCACCGAGGGGTGGACCCCCGGCGACGGGCGCACCCTGTTCCTGGTCGGCGACCCCATGCAGTCGATCTACCGCTTCCGCGAGGCCGAGGTCGGCCTGTTCCTGCGCGCCCGCGCCCACGGCATCGGCCAGGTGGCCCTGCAGCCGCTGCGCCTCCAGGCCAACTTCCGCTCCCGACAGGGGATCGTCGACTGGGTCAACGCCACCTTCGCCGGCATCTTCCCCGCCGCCGAAGACGAGGCCCGCGGCGCCGTCCCCTATTCGCCAGCCCACGCCATCCACTCGCCGCTCGCCGCCCCGGCCGTGGCGGTGCACCCCTTCGACGGCCGCGACGAGCTGGCCGAGGCGGGCAGGGTGATCGAGATCATCCGCCGCTGCCAGGCCGAGCACCCGGGGCAGAACGTCGCGGTGCTGGTGCGCTCACGCACCCACCTGCTCGAGATCCTGCGCGCCCTGCGCGCCGCCGGGCTCGCCTACAAGGCCCAGGACATCGACCTGCTGCAGGACCGCCCCGTGGCCCGCGACCTGGTCTCGCTCACCCGCGCCCTGCTGCACCCCGGCGACCGCCTGGCCTGGCTCTCGGTGCTGCGCGCCCCCTGGTGCGGGCTGGCCCTGGCCGACCTGCACGCCCTCTGCGGTGAGCAGCCCAAGCGCGCCATCCCCCAGTTGCTCGAGGACCCCGAGGTCCTCGGCTGCCTCTCCGCCGACGGCCGGGAGCGCGCCGGGCGTCTCAGCGCCATTCTCGCCAGCGGCGTCGCCCAACGCGGCCGCATCGGCCTGCGCCGGCTGGTCGAGGGGTGCTGGCTGGCCCTCGGCGGCCCGGCCTGCGTCGATGCCGCCGGGCTCGAAGACGCCGAAATGGTCCTCGACCTGCTCGACGATCTCGACCACGGTGGCGATCTCGCCTCCTTCGACGAGCTCGACCGGGGCCTGCAGCGGCTCTTCGCCGCCCCCGACGCCCGCGCCGGCGACGCCCTGCAGGTCATGACCATCCACAAGTCCAAGGGCCTGGAGTTCGACACCGTCATTCTGCCCGGCCTCGGCCGCCGCCCCCGCCAGGGCGACAAGCCGTTGCTGCGCTGGCTCGAGCACCCCGAGTGCGGCCTGCTGCTCGCCCCCATCGAGGCCCGGGGCGGCAACGGCAAAGACCCCATCTACGAAACCATCGGCCGCCTCGAGCGCGACAAGGAGGACCTCGAGGTCTCGCGCCTGCTCTACGTCGCCGCCACCCGCGCCAAGAGCCGCCTGCACCTGCTCGGCCACGCCGGGGCCAATGCCAACGGCGATTTCCGCGCCGACGCCGGCTCGCTGCTGGCCAAGCTCTGGCCCGCCGTGCAGGGGGCGTTTGTTTTCGCGGGGCCGGCGGAAGCGCCGGAGCCCGAGCCGGAGCAGAAACCCCTCCTGCCGATCCGCCGCCTGCCCTCCAGTTGGCAGCTGCCCGAACTGGTAGCCGCTCCCGTCAGCCTGGCCGCCGAAGCGGCCAAACCTTCGGCGGCCAGGGATTTCGACGCCGAGGCGGCGCTCTTCTCCGGCTGGGAGGCCGAGACCGGCCGCCACATCGGCACCGTGGTCCACGGCTGGCTCGAGCGCATCGCCCGCGAGGGGCTGCAGAGCTGGCCCGCGGAAAGGCTGAAGGAGATCGAGGTCCCGGTCCGCCGTAAGCTGGGCTCGCTGGGCGTGCCCGCCGCCGAGCTCGACGGCGCCCAGGAAAAAGCTTTGCGGGCCCTGGCCAACACCCTGGCCAGCGAGCGGGGCCGCTGGCTGCTCGCGGCGCGCGAAAGCGCGGTGTGCGAATACCCACTCTCCGGGGTGATCGACGGCAAACGGGTCCACGCCATCATCGACCGCACCTTCGTCGACGACGCCGGGGTGCGCTGGATCATCGACTACAAGACCAGCGCCCCGCCCAAGGGGAAGGAGAGGTCCTTCGTCGATGAGGAGGTGGAAAAGTACCGCGGGCAGCTCGCCGCCTACCAGGGGCTGTTCCGGGCCCTCGAGCCCACACGGCAGTTGAAGGCAGCCTTGTATTTTCCGCTGGTTGACGTTTTTGCTGAAGTCGGTGGGTGA
- a CDS encoding PD-(D/E)XK nuclease family protein — protein MSGGGGGLADRALELAFAGATILTVNKRLARHLRTQFDERMAAAGRGAWETPRIASLDAWLHEALAELGEEWRLLGSFAAQRLWEQAIEQDAAGSALLQIGASARQAMEARRLLAEYGGDPRQFPATEDHAAFLRWEEAYRGLLQSGGWLDPPALLGCVTRAVADGALTVPDKLALTGFDELSPALAELCSALAGAGCQLSEIPPDREPAGRLGRLPCADARSEVRGAARWARRLLETGAGSIGIVVPNLDRYRPLIERIFREEIDPDAQLRSDAGEDKFSLSLGAPLAEQGMVSAAFKLLGVGVLLPLDQASLLLRSPYLKGAQSEAAARAGVEVRLRKKGLGEFHLNALVELAKAEAPVMAGIFLGLGKNLGETRKRQPGAWAGHFAATLKAAGWPGERPLNSLDYQLFQAWQDKALSGMAALDAVCPPLERSAALGLLRRLAAETVFQPEAPAGPVQVLGVLEAAGLSFDHLWVMGLAEDALPAPPRPNPFLPVPLQVAQGMPHAGAERERSFAEKLVARLFAAAPEVILSHPEWEGDCELRPSPFVSALPTIDVQMAPSHAPAARLQAEPAALERLLDTQGPPVAVEGPVQGGTGLLKDQALCPFRAFAHHRLWAAALESPEVGLDPGTRGNLAHAVLECFWKQTRSHAALCALPETELRQRVETCVESVLDEQLGERKGEGALALRQIEGRRLAALALEWLGGVELDRAPFVVEESEKEHFENFGGLTIRTKVDRIDAAEDGSRLIIDYKTGRPDLADLLAERLLEPQLPVYGIGEGGERLGAVAFGVLRAGECGFKGVARDAGLLPKVDAFAGSKAAEKNAIADWDSLLAHWRSQLDKLGAEFLAGAAAVDPVDLVKACRYCDLAPLCRITEAQPLPEEDA, from the coding sequence GTGAGCGGCGGGGGAGGCGGCCTGGCAGACAGGGCCCTCGAACTAGCCTTTGCCGGGGCGACCATCCTGACGGTGAACAAGCGCCTGGCCCGCCACTTGCGCACCCAGTTCGACGAGCGGATGGCCGCCGCCGGGCGCGGCGCCTGGGAGACCCCGCGCATCGCCAGCCTTGACGCTTGGCTGCACGAAGCCCTTGCCGAGCTTGGGGAAGAGTGGCGGCTGCTCGGCAGCTTCGCCGCCCAGCGGCTCTGGGAGCAGGCCATCGAGCAGGACGCCGCAGGCAGCGCCCTGCTGCAGATCGGCGCCTCGGCTCGTCAGGCCATGGAGGCGCGCCGGCTGCTCGCCGAGTACGGCGGCGACCCGCGGCAGTTTCCGGCCACCGAGGATCACGCCGCCTTTTTGCGCTGGGAGGAGGCCTATCGCGGCCTGCTGCAGAGCGGCGGCTGGCTCGACCCGCCGGCCCTGCTCGGTTGCGTGACCCGCGCCGTTGCGGATGGGGCCCTGACGGTTCCGGATAAGCTCGCGCTGACCGGCTTCGATGAACTCTCGCCGGCCCTGGCCGAGCTCTGCAGCGCCCTTGCCGGGGCCGGCTGCCAGCTCAGCGAGATCCCCCCCGACCGGGAGCCCGCAGGGCGGCTCGGCCGGCTGCCCTGCGCCGATGCGCGCAGCGAGGTGCGCGGCGCCGCGCGCTGGGCGCGGCGCCTGCTGGAGACCGGTGCCGGGAGCATCGGCATCGTCGTCCCCAACCTCGACCGCTACCGGCCGCTCATCGAGCGCATCTTCCGCGAGGAGATCGACCCCGATGCCCAACTGCGCAGCGACGCCGGCGAGGATAAATTCAGCCTCTCCCTCGGCGCGCCGCTGGCCGAGCAGGGGATGGTGAGCGCCGCCTTCAAACTGCTCGGCGTCGGGGTGCTGCTCCCCCTCGACCAGGCCAGCCTGCTGCTGCGCTCCCCCTACCTGAAGGGCGCGCAGAGCGAGGCCGCCGCACGCGCCGGCGTGGAGGTCAGGCTGCGCAAAAAGGGCCTCGGCGAATTTCACCTCAACGCCCTGGTGGAGCTGGCCAAGGCCGAAGCCCCGGTCATGGCCGGCATTTTCCTCGGCCTGGGCAAAAACCTCGGCGAAACCCGCAAGCGGCAGCCCGGAGCCTGGGCCGGGCACTTCGCCGCCACCCTCAAGGCGGCGGGCTGGCCCGGTGAGCGGCCCTTGAACAGCCTCGACTACCAGCTGTTCCAGGCCTGGCAGGACAAGGCCCTCTCGGGGATGGCCGCCCTCGACGCAGTCTGCCCCCCGCTCGAGCGCAGCGCCGCCCTCGGGTTGCTGCGGCGGCTGGCCGCCGAGACGGTCTTCCAGCCCGAGGCCCCCGCCGGGCCGGTGCAGGTGCTCGGCGTGCTCGAGGCCGCCGGCCTGAGCTTCGACCATCTCTGGGTCATGGGGCTCGCCGAGGACGCCCTGCCGGCGCCGCCCCGCCCCAACCCGTTTCTGCCCGTCCCCCTGCAGGTCGCCCAGGGGATGCCCCACGCCGGGGCCGAACGCGAACGCTCCTTCGCCGAAAAGCTCGTCGCCCGGCTGTTCGCCGCCGCTCCCGAGGTGATCCTCAGCCACCCCGAGTGGGAGGGGGACTGCGAGCTGCGCCCCAGCCCCTTCGTCAGCGCCCTGCCGACGATCGATGTTCAAATGGCCCCGAGCCATGCCCCCGCCGCGCGGCTGCAGGCGGAGCCGGCCGCGCTGGAGCGGCTGCTCGACACCCAGGGGCCGCCGGTGGCCGTGGAAGGCCCGGTGCAGGGCGGCACCGGCCTGCTCAAGGACCAGGCCCTCTGCCCGTTTCGCGCCTTCGCCCACCACCGCCTCTGGGCGGCCGCTCTCGAATCACCCGAGGTCGGCCTCGACCCCGGCACCCGCGGCAACCTCGCCCACGCCGTCCTCGAATGCTTCTGGAAGCAGACCCGCAGCCACGCCGCCCTCTGCGCCCTGCCCGAAACCGAGCTTCGTCAGCGCGTCGAGACCTGCGTCGAGAGCGTGCTCGACGAGCAGCTCGGCGAGCGGAAAGGGGAGGGCGCCCTGGCCTTGCGGCAGATCGAGGGGCGGCGCCTGGCGGCCCTGGCCCTGGAGTGGCTGGGCGGGGTGGAACTGGATCGTGCGCCCTTTGTGGTCGAGGAATCGGAAAAGGAGCATTTCGAGAACTTCGGCGGGCTGACCATCCGCACCAAGGTCGACCGCATCGACGCCGCCGAGGACGGTAGCCGGTTGATCATCGACTACAAGACCGGCCGCCCCGATCTCGCCGACCTGCTCGCCGAGCGCCTGCTCGAGCCCCAGCTGCCGGTCTACGGCATCGGCGAGGGGGGCGAGCGGCTCGGCGCGGTGGCCTTCGGCGTGCTGCGGGCCGGCGAGTGCGGCTTCAAGGGGGTGGCCCGCGACGCCGGGCTGCTTCCCAAGGTCGACGCCTTCGCCGGCTCGAAAGCCGCCGAGAAAAACGCCATCGCCGACTGGGATTCGCTGCTCGCCCATTGGCGCAGTCAGCTCGATAAGCTCGGCGCCGAGTTTCTGGCCGGGGCCGCGGCCGTCGACCCTGTCGACCTGGTCAAGGCCTGCCGCTACTGCGACCTGGCACCGCTGTGCCGCATCACCGAAGCCCAGCCGCTCCCCGAGGAGGACGCATGA
- a CDS encoding VanZ family protein: MEPQPFCIKCVLARAAAFGLWLAAIAWLSLTPQPPQIDYPLLSWDKLQHASAYALLAFLGGRLAALLARRRLVGWLLAAAFCALIGVSFEVAQAQMNIGRVLEVGDMAANALGALAVFAGAWIWARLQGRAW; the protein is encoded by the coding sequence ATGGAACCCCAGCCTTTTTGCATCAAATGTGTTCTGGCCCGGGCAGCCGCCTTCGGGTTGTGGCTGGCCGCCATCGCCTGGCTTTCGCTCACCCCGCAACCGCCGCAGATCGACTACCCCCTGCTGAGCTGGGACAAGCTGCAGCACGCCTCGGCCTACGCCCTGCTGGCTTTTCTCGGGGGGCGCCTGGCAGCGCTGCTGGCTCGGCGGCGGCTGGTCGGCTGGTTGTTGGCCGCTGCGTTCTGCGCCCTGATTGGCGTCTCTTTCGAGGTCGCCCAGGCGCAAATGAATATCGGCCGGGTGCTCGAAGTGGGCGACATGGCCGCCAATGCCCTGGGGGCGCTGGCCGTTTTCGCCGGGGCCTGGATTTGGGCGCGGCTGCAGGGGAGGGCTTGGTGA
- a CDS encoding lysophospholipid acyltransferase family protein → MNTSILRRLWVTISTYVVGFYASVLNRFEIVGAENIPREGGVLLASNHISGYETVFLPWAVTRSQPLEMIWAPAKEELFKNPFLGFFFRSWGAFPVRRGRDVRAGKVINDLLKTDKVMLFPEGTRNKDGQLGKGNRGVGKLIYDTRPVVIPVALSGLNRWKFPGFGQPARVVFGPALDFSDLYRQEDDKQTHLQIVERVMTAIAGQLEDN, encoded by the coding sequence GTGAACACATCCATCCTGCGTCGCCTCTGGGTGACCATCTCCACCTATGTGGTGGGTTTTTATGCTTCGGTTCTGAACCGCTTCGAAATCGTCGGGGCCGAAAACATTCCCCGCGAGGGCGGGGTGCTGCTGGCCTCGAACCATATCTCGGGCTACGAGACGGTCTTTCTGCCCTGGGCGGTGACCCGCTCTCAGCCCCTGGAGATGATCTGGGCTCCCGCCAAGGAAGAGCTGTTCAAAAACCCTTTCCTCGGCTTTTTCTTTCGTTCGTGGGGGGCGTTTCCGGTGAGGCGCGGCCGCGATGTGCGCGCCGGCAAGGTAATCAACGACCTGCTGAAGACCGACAAGGTGATGCTGTTCCCCGAGGGGACGCGCAACAAGGACGGCCAACTCGGCAAGGGGAACCGCGGGGTGGGCAAACTGATCTACGATACCCGCCCGGTGGTGATCCCGGTAGCCCTCAGCGGCCTCAACCGCTGGAAGTTTCCCGGCTTCGGCCAACCGGCCCGGGTCGTGTTCGGGCCGGCGCTGGATTTCAGCGACCTCTACCGGCAGGAAGACGACAAGCAGACCCACCTGCAGATCGTCGAGCGGGTGATGACGGCCATTGCTGGCCAGCTCGAGGATAACTGA
- a CDS encoding alpha/beta hydrolase has product MGASNSESSVGYKDIGRGPAVVFVRGEQADRSNWLAHVETLASRGFRVVTLDPEAFEEAGSKALGGGSGAERLVRLMDYLGIGRAALVWTGRGEAVVKALISRYPGRVASMVPAGVAVLVEEFSARVGGVFLPAEMQRAAV; this is encoded by the coding sequence ATGGGTGCGTCGAATAGTGAAAGTAGCGTGGGATACAAGGATATCGGCCGGGGGCCGGCGGTGGTTTTCGTGAGAGGCGAGCAGGCGGACCGAAGCAATTGGCTCGCCCATGTCGAAACCCTGGCCAGCCGTGGGTTTCGTGTGGTGACCCTGGACCCTGAGGCTTTCGAAGAAGCGGGGAGCAAAGCCCTTGGAGGAGGCTCAGGGGCCGAGCGGTTGGTGCGGCTCATGGATTACCTGGGGATCGGCCGGGCGGCCCTGGTCTGGACCGGCCGGGGTGAGGCGGTGGTCAAGGCCCTGATCAGCAGGTACCCCGGGCGGGTGGCCAGCATGGTTCCCGCCGGCGTGGCGGTCCTGGTGGAGGAGTTCAGCGCCAGGGTGGGGGGCGTGTTTCTTCCCGCCGAGATGCAGCGGGCGGCCGTTTAG
- a CDS encoding acetate uptake transporter, giving the protein MALEQSLGSASTLPRIRIEPAPSTAGIHALGLTTGLVGLFSAGFFPADSRLLQLGLGCGALWLILVGLLEWRRCSLLGACAFTSYGMFWLSQEAMVLLPASGLGRPPQASSLAAYLAIWAMFSMFMFLGSLRNHRNLAALFGILAVMIVLVAIGKATGNPILEKLAGLIGLAGGVLASFTALDRQVSPAAKPPLQEP; this is encoded by the coding sequence ATGGCACTCGAGCAATCACTGGGCTCCGCTTCCACATTGCCCCGCATCCGCATCGAACCCGCTCCGTCAACCGCGGGCATACATGCCCTTGGGCTGACTACGGGCCTGGTCGGACTATTCAGCGCCGGATTCTTTCCGGCGGATTCCAGGCTCCTGCAACTCGGCCTGGGTTGCGGGGCGCTCTGGCTGATCCTGGTCGGCTTGTTGGAATGGCGTCGCTGCAGCCTGTTGGGTGCTTGTGCCTTTACCTCCTACGGAATGTTTTGGCTGTCCCAGGAGGCGATGGTCCTGTTGCCGGCCAGCGGCCTGGGCAGGCCTCCCCAGGCTTCGTCCCTGGCGGCCTACCTGGCGATCTGGGCCATGTTCAGCATGTTCATGTTTCTCGGTTCGCTGCGCAACCATAGAAACCTCGCCGCGCTTTTCGGGATTCTGGCCGTCATGATCGTACTGGTCGCCATCGGCAAGGCCACCGGCAACCCGATCCTGGAAAAACTGGCAGGGCTTATCGGTCTTGCAGGCGGCGTCCTGGCCAGCTTCACCGCCCTGGACCGTCAGGTTTCCCCGGCCGCCAAGCCGCCATTGCAGGAGCCTTAG
- a CDS encoding transporter family protein: protein MRKSVFVLVLVALFGFHIDSFAQDETVSEKVQPGLLTEKGATMVGRRNFVIEPGFQYTHISSNRLDVTGVSVLPALVVGIIEVEKIRRDILIPSLTFRLGLTDAFEFNLKIPYVARYDRYTFGADSLNTENQLDRITERVDETGLGDIEGGLLVHLLKERDGMPGILAGLRVKSRTGKDPYGLRTKEVGQVQGAGRTINTELPLGSGHWALEPNVTIVKTVDPAVFFLNLSYFDHIETDPGDGIGTVDPSDSINIGFGLAYALNDRFALSTAYEQKFYDRTEVDGKKIAETDITTASLVFGGTYLMTNKVSLNVSVSFGLTPDSPDTQVSLKLPIRLAF from the coding sequence ATGAGAAAATCGGTATTCGTGCTTGTCCTGGTGGCATTGTTCGGTTTCCATATCGACAGCTTTGCCCAGGACGAGACCGTTTCCGAAAAGGTGCAGCCGGGCCTGCTGACGGAAAAAGGCGCCACCATGGTCGGTCGGCGCAATTTCGTCATAGAGCCCGGGTTCCAGTACACCCACATCAGCTCCAACCGTCTCGACGTCACCGGGGTCAGTGTCCTGCCGGCATTGGTGGTGGGCATCATCGAGGTCGAGAAAATCCGCCGGGACATTCTCATCCCGTCTCTGACTTTCCGCTTGGGGCTGACCGACGCCTTCGAATTCAATCTCAAAATCCCCTATGTCGCCCGCTATGACCGCTACACCTTCGGGGCGGACAGCCTGAACACCGAAAACCAGTTGGATCGGATCACCGAGCGCGTCGACGAGACCGGCCTGGGGGATATCGAAGGGGGGCTGCTGGTGCATCTGCTCAAGGAGCGGGATGGAATGCCCGGGATCCTGGCCGGTCTGCGGGTGAAGTCCCGCACCGGGAAGGACCCCTACGGTCTCAGGACCAAGGAAGTCGGCCAGGTTCAAGGGGCCGGGCGGACCATCAACACCGAACTGCCCCTGGGCAGCGGCCACTGGGCCCTGGAGCCCAACGTCACCATCGTAAAGACGGTGGACCCGGCGGTGTTCTTCCTCAACCTGAGCTATTTCGACCACATCGAAACGGATCCCGGGGACGGGATCGGAACCGTTGATCCGAGCGACAGCATCAACATCGGCTTCGGTCTGGCCTACGCGTTGAATGACCGCTTTGCGCTGAGTACCGCCTACGAACAGAAATTCTACGACCGCACCGAAGTGGACGGGAAAAAGATTGCCGAGACCGACATCACCACCGCGAGTCTCGTTTTCGGCGGCACCTACCTGATGACCAACAAGGTTTCTCTGAACGTCTCGGTCAGTTTCGGTTTGACTCCCGACTCCCCCGACACTCAGGTTAGCCTGAAACTGCCAATCCGCCTGGCCTTCTAA
- a CDS encoding C39 family peptidase yields the protein MLVQSVEVHAAAVDIRIGNMVVSKKVKSMKDLRFENLVRQTTDFSCGAASLATILTFYFDRETSEEDILQAVLTHQDPQVVERVKKSGLSLLDLKNYAESLGFGGKGYQLEVTQLRELDRPAIVLINHQNYNHFVVVKGISGDKVHIADPAKGNMVKSLKEFQEMWNGILLAFTNSTGEKVEEHALAVKQGLRLDRKLLVPDLFNMDLVKDPSEF from the coding sequence ATGCTGGTGCAGAGTGTGGAGGTTCATGCCGCGGCGGTGGACATCAGGATCGGCAACATGGTTGTTTCGAAGAAGGTCAAATCGATGAAGGACCTTCGCTTCGAAAACCTGGTACGGCAGACCACGGATTTTAGCTGCGGGGCTGCCTCCCTGGCCACCATTCTCACCTTCTACTTCGACAGGGAGACCTCCGAAGAGGATATTCTGCAGGCGGTCCTGACCCATCAGGACCCCCAGGTCGTTGAACGGGTCAAGAAAAGCGGGCTCTCCCTGCTCGACCTGAAAAACTACGCCGAGTCCCTCGGCTTTGGCGGCAAAGGCTACCAGCTCGAGGTAACTCAGCTCAGAGAGCTGGACCGGCCTGCCATCGTCCTGATCAACCACCAGAACTACAATCACTTCGTGGTGGTCAAGGGGATCTCGGGAGACAAGGTCCACATCGCCGATCCGGCCAAGGGGAACATGGTCAAGAGTCTCAAGGAGTTCCAGGAAATGTGGAACGGCATCCTGTTGGCTTTTACCAATTCGACCGGCGAGAAGGTCGAAGAACATGCCCTGGCCGTCAAGCAGGGGCTGCGGCTCGACCGCAAATTACTGGTACCCGATTTGTTCAACATGGATCTTGTGAAGGACCCCTCGGAGTTTTAA